GCTGCGGGCAGCAGACAGGTTGTTCACGGTGTTGTTCAGGTTGGTGATGGTGGACTCAAAACGGTTCTGAGACGCACCCAGCAGGCTACGCTGGTCATCAACCGCTTTGATTGCCGCATCAATATCTTTCAGCGGAGTAGTTCCTGCAGCAGTACCACCAGTACCACCAGTTACTTTACCTTTCAGAACGTCAAAACCTTCTGCAGCAGTAGTACGCTGCACGTTATTAACAAGATCCGTAGCAGTCATTGCTTTGGTGTTCAACGTAGAACCGGACTGGCCTGCTGCCGCCAGGTTGAAGCTGTCGCTGGAGCTGAGTTTGATAGCAATGGTTTCGGTATCTTTAGAACCAACCTGGAAACTGTAGCTGGTGCTACCGGAACCGGTGTTCAGTACCTTGATACCGTTGAAGTCGGTCTGCTTGGTCACACGGTCGATCTCTTCCATACGCTGGTTAACTTCAGCCTGGATGGAGTCGATGTCGGACGCGGAGTTGGAGCTGTTCTGCGCCTGAACGGTCAGGTCACGAACGCGCTGCAGGTTGTTGTTGATTTCGCTCAGCGCGCCTTCAGCGGTCTGTGCCAGGGAGATACCGTCGTTGGCGTTACGTGCAGCAACGTTCAGACCGTTGATATTGGAGGTGAAGCGGTTAGCAATCGCCTGGCCCGCTGCGTCATCTTTTGCGCTGTTGATACGAAGGCCGGAGGACAGACGCTCGATTGCGGTACCCAGAGTTGACTGAGATTTGCTCAGGTTGTTCTGAGTCATCAGAGACAAGGTGTTAGTATTAATAACAGCCATGATGTATTCCTTTAAAAGTTTTAGATTCAGGCATCTGCCTACGGCTTTCTCGCCGCTAAACTGATTATCGACCTCCCTTTCCTAACCTTTAGAAAAAAGATCATTTTTTTAAAAGGACAAACTGCCCGCTATTTTTCCGCTTAATTTCCGCATTGAAAACGATAAAAAAACGCTAATCTTTTTGCAATTTCTGCCGATAGAGCATCCAGCGATTGTCTCAATAAAGGATGAAAAAATGGCAAGTATTAGCTCACTCGGCGCAGGTACCAGTCTGGATCTCAATACGTTGTATGACAATTTACAGACAGCCGAGCAGACCAAACTCACGCCGATTACGCAGCAGCAGACCTCTTATAAAGCGAAGTTGACCGCATGGGGCGTAGTTCAGACTGCACTGACCAAGTTACAAACTGCTTCAGACGCGCTGAAAAATACCTCTGCTATCGCGCAGTCCAAAGTGACCAGCACCAATACCGCATTCAGTGCGACGCTGGCGAGTAGTGCCTCAGCCGGTTCTTACTCGGTAGAAGTGACGCAGCTGGCAGCCGCGCAGACGCTGCTGAGCCCGAAAGTGGCCAGCAAAGATACCGATCTGGGCGACAGCAGCATGAGCTCGCGCACCATCACCATCACGCAGCCGGGTCAGAAAGATCCGCTGACGGTAACGCTGGCCAGCGACAAGACCAGCCTTGCGGATGTGCGTGACGCGATTAACGCCAAGCAGGGAAGCGTCACCGCCAGCATCATTAAAGCGGATGACAACAGTTACTATCTGTCACTGACCTCACGTGACAGCGGTGTCGCCAATGAAATGACGATCACCACCGATGACAGTGAACTGGCGAAATATATCAGCCACGATCCGCTCGATTCATCAACGGGAATGAAGGTTCAGGTCGCGGCCGCCGATGCCATCGTCAATATCAATGGCATCAAGATCACCCGTAGCAGCAACGCCATTACCGATGCCCCAGAAGGCGTGACGCTCAACCTGACCAAAACTAACGTCGGCAGCCCGGAAACCTTGTCGATAGTGAAAGACAACCAGCCGATGACCGATGCGATCCAGGCATTTGTCGATGCGTATAACTCGTTGCAGACCACCATCGGCAACCAGACCAAATATACCGCGGTTAAACAGGGCGATGGTTCTCAGGACACGAGCAACGGCGATCTGCTGGGCGATGGCACACTGCGTAATATTCAGACGCGCCTGCGTTCTGCGGTCTCGGCTACACAAGGTTCCGGTTCTCTGTCTTCGCTGTCGCAGTTGGGTATTACCCAGGATGTAAACGGCAAGCTGACCGTGGACAGCACCAAGTTAGGGAAAGCCCTGACGGAAAAATCTACCGACGTGCTTGCATTGCTGTCCGGTGACGGTAAAACCACCGGCTTAGCGACCCAGACCAGCAACCTGCTGAAAGACATGTTAGGGACAGAGGGTTCGGTCAAGAGTGCCACCGATGGTATCAATAAGACGCTGAAAAACCTGTCCGATCAGTACGACCGTGTTAACGCACAGATTACCGCCACCATGGCGCGCTACAAAACGCAGTTCACCAGTTTGAGTCAGCTGGTCTCTTCCATGGATCAAACCGGGAGCTATCTGACCCAACAGTTCAACGCCATGAACAGTTAATGAATGATGAGTTGAGGTTTTACGATGTATACAAAATCGGGAATTCAGGCCTATGCGCAGGTTAGCGTAGAGAGTGCCGTCCTGAGTGCCAGCCCGCATCAACTGGTGGTATTACTTTTTGATGGCGCGTTAAGCGCCATGAAAAAAGCCATTATTTTGATTGAGCAAGGTGATATTCCCGGTAAAGGGCAGGCGCTGGGCAAAGCCATCAATATTATCAGTAATGGTCTGCAGTCAGGGCTGAATCACGAGGTTGGTGGTGAGTTAACCACCAATCTGGACAGCCTCTACGACTACATGACCCGACGTCTTTTACAGGCCAATATTCATAATGACATTGATGCCATTAATGAAGTGGCGGGGTTACTCAATAACATCGCTGATGCCTGGAAAGAGATAGGCCCCAATTCTCAACATATCCGGGACAATTACTAATGGAAGCCAATCTGGGATTGCTCCAACACTATCAGCAACTGCTAACCACCAGCGCCTCGATGCTGGCCCTGTCAAAATCAGGGCGCTGGGATGAGCTGATTACTTTTGAAGTGAAATATCTGACCGCCGTTGAAAAGCTAACACAGTTTCAGGATGCGAATGAAATTGCGCCGCACATACAGGCGCAAATACGCCCGATGCTGCGTCAGATCCTCGACAATGAAATTGAGCTTAAAGCCTTGCTGCAACAGCGTATGGACGAGCTGAGAACTTTGGTTGGGCACTCTTCCCGACAACATAATCTGAATGCAACTTATGGACGTCTCTCTGGCAATATTCTTTTCCCCGCGGATATCTGAACGGGGGTTGATTACAGGCGGGTGAATATATTTCACTATTTCACCCGCTAACTTCTTCCGTCTCGCTCATACTCTCTGTGTTCTTAAACTGGAGCACGGAAGATGAAAAACCCCACCCTTTTGCAGTTCTTCCATTGGTATTACCCTGAAGGCAGTAAACTCTGGCCGGAAGTGGCCGAGCGTGCCGACGGCTTAAACGAGATCGGTATCAACATGGTCTGGCTGCCCCCGGCCTATAAAGGCGCTACCGGCGGCTACTCTGTGGGTTACGACTGTTACGATCTTTTCGATCTCGGCGAGTTCGATCAAAAAGGATCTATCCCCACCAAATACGGTGACAAAAACCAGCTGCTGGCCGCTATCGACGCGCTGAAACGCAACGACATCGCAGTGCTGTTGGACGTGGTGGTGAACCACAAAATGGGCGCCGATGAGAAAGAGTCCATCCGCGTTCAGCGCGTCAACGCCGACGATCGCAATCAGATCGATGACGAGATTATTGAATGCGAAGCCTGGACCCGCTACACCTTCCCCGTTCGCGCCGGAAAGTACTCAGAGTTTATCTCGGATTACAAATGCTTCAGCGGCATCGACCACATCGAAAATCCTGAGGAAAATGGCGTCTTTAAGATCGTCAATGATTACACCGGCGACGGCTGGAACGATCAGGTCGATAACGAGATGGGGAATTTTGACTACCTGATGGGCGAAAACATCGATTTTCGTAACCGTGCGGTAACCGAGGAGATCAAATACTGGGCGCGCTGGGCGATGGAACAGACCCAGTGCGACGGCTTCCGTCTGGATGCGGTGAAACATATTCCGGCCTGGTTCTATAAAGAGTGGATCGAACATGTGCAGGAGGTCGCGCCGAAGCCGCTGTTTATCGTGGCGGAATACTGGTCGCATGATGTCGATAAACTGCAGCAGTATATCGATCAGGTTGAAGGCAAAACCATGCTCTTCGACGCCCCGCTGCACATGAAGTTTCACGAAGCCTCGCGACAGGGTCGGGATTACGACATGAGCCAGATCTTCACCGGCACGCTGGTGGAGGCCGATCCGTTCCATGCGGTGACGCTGGTTGCAAACCACGACACCCAGCCGCTACAGGCGCTGGAAGCCCCGGTCGAAGCCTGGTTTAAGCCGCTGGCTTATGCTCTGATTTTGCTGCGTGAAAACGGCGTTCCCAGCGTCTTTTACCCCGACCTGTATGGTGCGAGCTATGACGACACCGGCGGTGACGGCGAGACGTACCACATCGACATGCCGGTGATCGAGCAGCTCGACCAGCTGATCCTCGCCCGCCAGCGCTTTGCACACGGCATCCAGACCCTGTGGTTCGATCACCCCAACTGTATCGCCTTTAGCCGCAGCGGCACCGACGACGATCCCGGCTGCGTGGTGGTGCTCTCTAACGGTGACGAGGGCGAAAAAACGATCGCGCTTGGGGAGAACTACGGCAACAAGAGCTGGAAAGATTTTCTCGGCAACCGGGAGGAGATCGTGACCACTGACGAAACCGGCACCGGCGTCTTTACCTGCAACGGTGGCAGCGTCAGCGTGTGGGTGATGGAAGAGGTGTTATAAGCTGTAAAACCGGGCGGCGCTGCGCCTGCCCGGTCTGCAGATCGTTACGGCAACTTGCTTTCGAGCGGATTTTTACTGAGGTAAGCGGCGCACTCGACGGTAGGACGATCGACGCGCTGCAGGATCATCCCGTCATACTCGATGGCCGAGCCTTCACGCTCCAGCGGATAAATATCCAGCTTGCGGGTGACGTTATAAAAATCGTCAGAACGCAGCATGATTTTCCCCGGTACGGCCACTACCCGCTGCCACTGACGGCAATCCAGGGTATCCCCTTCTTGCGTCACCACCAGCGTCGCCATCGCTTCCGGGCTGACCAGGCTGCTTTGCGGCCCTTTCGACTGCCAGTACCCCGCCAGTTCCGCCGGGACAGGATGCTTGATCACGTCCTGATATTTATCGACCTGCACACAGCCGGTTAACGCCAGCAGCCCCGCCATAATTGCTATTTTTTTCATCATGATTCCATGTACGGAGAAAAAAATAGTGTGGCATTAAAGCCGTCGCGTCGCCAGCACCAGAAGGACTAAACCTGCATACTCATCACGTCCTGGTACGCCTGCATCAGCTTGTTACGCACCTGGATGCCCATCTGCATCGACACCGACGCTTTTTGTAAATCGGTCATCACATCGTTCAGCCCGATGCCCGGCGCGCCCATAGTGAATTTTTCGCCCTGCACGCGCGCCGCGGTTTGCGTGTCGCTGATCCGGTCCAGCGCCGCATGCAGCTGGCCCGCGAAGCTGACGGTTGACTGCACGTCAGCCACGTTCTGATTCCGGGCGGTCATTGCCGTTGCCTGAAGCTGGCTGATGACGCCTTCAATCCCCTGTATTGCCATGACTTTCCCCTGATGGATTTTTACGCGCTCAAGAGTAGCAGTCTGTCAATGAGATAAAGGCGCTAAATAGCGATAAAAAACCAGGTTATTTGACGCATAGAAATTCCCGATTCATCAAATAATGGCACGGCCATGATTATGGAATTTTTGTTGTGTTTGCCGACCCGGGAGTCTGTTTTGTTTCTCCACACCAATAATGAAATCCACGATGAGTCACGAGGTGCGCTATGACTGCGTCAGCAACATCAGGCCCTCAAACTAAATCTCTCGAATGGATGAGCCGCCTGCGCGCGAACCCTAAAGTGCCATTGATCGTGGCAGGTGCTGCCGCCATCGCTATTGTGGTCGCTATGGTCTTATGGGCCAAACAACCTGACTACCGCACCCTGTTCAGCAACCTCTCTGACCAGGATGGCGGCGCTATCGTCACCCAGTTAACCCAGATGAACGTCCCTTACCGCTTCGCGGATAATGGCGGCGCGCTGGAAGTCCCTGCCGATAAAGTTCATGAACTCCGCTTACGTCTTGCCCAGCAAGGGCTGCCGAAAGGCGGCGCGGTAGGCTTTGAGCTGCTGGATCAGGAAAAATTCGGTATCAGCCAGTTCAGCGAGCAGGTTAACTACCAGCGCGCGCTGGAAGGCGAACTGGCCCGCACCATCGAAACGCTGGGCCCGCTGAAGAGCGCCCGTGTTCACCTGGCCATGCCAAAACCGACGCTGTTTGTGCGTGAACAAAAAGCCCCGTCGGCTTCCGTCACCGTTAATCTGCAGCCTGGCCGCGCGCTTGATGAAGGGCAGATTAGCGCGGTGGTGCATCTGGTCTCCAGCGCCGTGGCGGGTTTACCGCCGGGTAACGTGACCCTGGTGGATCAGATGGGCCGCCTGTTAACCAAATCCAATAACGGCGATCGCGATCTGAATGACGCGCAGCTGAAATATGCCACTGACGTGGAAAATCGCGTTCAGAGCCGCATCGAAGCGATTCTGGGCCCGATTGTCGGGACAGCTAACGTGCATGCCCAGGTCACCGCGCAGATCGATTTCTCCGATAAAGAGCAGACCGAAGAGCAATATCGTCCGAACGGCGATGCCGCCCAGGCGGTCATGCGCTCGCGTCAGGTGAATGAAAACCTGCAGGTCGGCGGGCCAAATCCTGGCGGCGTGCCGGGCGCGCTCTCTAACCAGCCTGCCCCGGCCAACACCGCGCCCATTAACGCCCCGGCACAGAACCAGCAGAACGGCCAACAGGCGAACCAACAGCAGCAGCAAACGGCGTCGGCCGCGAACTCCGGTCCGCGCACCAGCAGCCGCAACGAAACCACTAACTACGAAGTCGATCGCACCATTCGCCACACCAAAATGAACACCGGTGATGTGCAGCGTCTCTCCGTGGCGGTGGTCGTTAACTACAAAACCCTGCCGGACGGTAAGCCGCTGCCGCTGACCGCCGAGCAGATGAAACAGATCGAAAACCTGACCCGTGAAGCCATGGGTTACTCCGAGAAGCGTGGCGATACCTTAAACGTCGTGAACTCGCCGTTCAGCGCGGTTGACGATACCAGCGGCGAGCTGCCGTTCTGGAAAACCCAGTCGTTTATCGAGCAGATGCTGGAAGCCGGTCGCTGGCTGCTGGTGGTGATTGTCGCCTGGCTGCTGTGGCGTAAAGCGGTACGTCCGCAGATCGTCCGTCGCGCAGAGGAAGCGAAAGCGCTGAAAGAGCAGACCATGCTGCGTCAGGAAACAGAAGAAGCGGTGGAAGTCCGCCTCAGCAAAGACGAACAGATGCAGCAGCGCCGTGCTAACCAGCGCATGGGCGCTGAAGTGATGAGCCAGCGTATTCGCGAAATGTCAGATAACGATCCGCGCGTCGTGGCGCTGGTCATTCGCCAGTGGATGAGTACAGAAAATGAGTAACCTTACCGGAACGGATAAAAGCGTCATCCTGCTGATGACCATTGGCGAGGACCGGGCGGCAGAGGTGTTCAAACACCTCTCCCAGCGCGAAGTACAGGTTCTCAGCGCGGCGATGGCCAACGTGCGCCAGATCTCCAACAAACAGCTGACCGAGGTGCTGGCAGAGTTTGAGCAGGAAGCGGAACAGTTCGCGGCGCTCAACGTCAACGCCAACGAATACCTGCGTTCGGTACTGGTCAAAGCGCTCGGCGAAGAGCGCGCGGCCAGCCTGCTGGAAGATATTCTCGAGACCCGCGACACCGCCAGCGGCATCGAAACGCTCAACTTTATGGAGCCGCAAACCGCTGCCGATCTTATTCGCGACGAGCATCCGCAGATCATCGCCACCATCCTGGTTCACCTCAAGCGGGGTCAGGCGGCCGATATTCTGGCGCTGTTCGACGAACGCCTGCGTCACGATGTGATGCTGCGTATCGCCACCTTCGGCGGCGTCCAGCCGGCGGCGCTGGCGGAGCTGACCGAGGTGCTGAACGGCCTGCTCGACGGCCAGAACCTCAAGCGCAGCAAAATGGGCGGCGTGAGAACGGCGGCCGAAATTATCAACCTGATGAAAACGCAGCAGGAAGAGGCGGTTATTACTGCAGTCCGCGAATTCGACGGCGAACTGGCGCAGAAAATTATCGACGAGATGTTCCTGTTCGAAAACCTGGTCGACGTGGACGATCGCAGTATCCAGCGCCTGCTGCAGGAAGTGGACTCCGAATCGCTGCTAATCGCCCTCAAAGGTGCCGAACAGCCGCTGCGCGAGAAGTTCCTGCGCAACATGTCCCAGCGTGCGGCGGATATCCTGCGCGACGACCTTGCCAACCGTGGTCCGGTGCGTCTGTCTCAGGTGGAAAACGAACAGAAAGCAATCCTGCTTATTGTGCGTCGTCTGGCCGAAACCGGCGAGATGGTGGTAGGCAGCGGCGAGGATACCTATGTCTGATGAACTGCCGTGGAAGGTCTGGACGCCGGATGACCTCTCCCCTCCCCGCGCGGAATTTGTGCCCGCGAGCGTCGCCCCTGCCGAACCCGGCGAGGACGCCGACGCGCCCGAATTAAGCGAAGAGGAGCAGCGCGCGCAGCAGCTGGCACAGATCCAGATGCAGGCGCACGATCAGGGCTATACCGCCGGCCTGAACGAAGGCCGGCAGAAAGGTCAGGATCAGGGCTATCAGGAAGGTCTGGCTCAGGGCCTGGCGCAGGGGTTAGAGCAGGCGCGCTCGCAGCAGGCGCCGATCCATGCCCGCATGCAGCAGCTGGTGAGCGAGTTCCAGAACACGCTTGATGCGCTGGACAGCGTTATCGCCTCGCGTCTGATGCAGATGGCGCTGGAGGCGGCACGCCAGGTGATCGGCCACACGCCGCCGGTAGATAATTCGTCGCTCATCAAACAGATTCAGGGGCTGTTGCAACAGGAGCCGCTGTTCAGCGGCAAACCGCAGCTGCGCGTTCACCCGGACGATCTTCAGCGCGTGGAAGAGATGCTCGGCGCGACCCTGAACCTGCACGGCTGGCGTCTGCGCGGCGATCCGACCCTGCATCACGGCGGATGTAAAGTCTCCGCCGATGAAGGGGATCTGGATGCCAGCGTAGCCACCCGCTGGCAGGAACTGTGCCGCCTGGCGGCACCGGGAGTCATCTGATGACCGCACGCCTCACCCGCTGGCTCAACACCCTCGACAACTTTGAAACGAAGATGGCGCAGCTGCCCGCCGTGCGTCGCTATGGCCGCTTAACCCGCGCCACCGGCCTGGTGCTGGAAGCCACGGGCCTTCAGCTGCCGTTGGGGGCCACCTGCATTATTGAGCGGCCAGACGGGAACGAGATCCGCGAAGTCGAGAGTGAAGTGGTCGGCTTTAACGGCCAGCGCCTGTTCCTGATGCCGCTGGAAGAGGTCGAAGGGGTTCTGCCCGGCGCGCGGGTGTATGCCAAAAATTTATCCGGCGACGGACTGCACAGCGGCAAACAACTGCCGCTCGGCCCGGCGCTGCTCGGACGCGTGCTGGACGGCGGCGGTAAGCCGCTGGACGGCCTGCCCGCGCCCGATACCACCGAAACCGGCGCGCTGGTAACCCAGCCCTTCAACCCGTTACAACGAACGCCGATCGAGCATGTGCTGGATACCGGCGTGCGCCCGATCAACGCCCTGCTGACCGTCGGTCGCGGCCAGCGTATGGGCCTGTTTGCCGGTTCCGGCGTCGGTAAATCGGTGCTGCTCGGGATGATGGCTCGCTATACCCAGGCCGACGTTATCGTGGTGGGGCTGATTGGCGAGCGTGGCCGTGAAGTGAAAGATTTTATCGAGAACATCCTCGGCCCCGAAGGGCGTGCCCGCTCGGTAGTGATTGCCGCCCCGGCGGACGTCTCTCCCCTGCTGCGTATGCAGGGTGCCGCCTATGCCACCCGCATCGCCGAAGATTTCCGCGACCGGGGTCAGCACGTGCTGCTGATCATGGACTCCCTGACCCGTTATGCGATGGCCCAGCGTGAGATCGCCCTGGCGATCGGCGAACCGCCGGCCACCAAAGGTTATCCGCCGTCGGTGTTTGCCAAATTACCGGCGCTGGTCGAGCGCGCGGGTAACGGCATCAGCGGCGGGGGCTCGATTACCGCGTTTTACACGGTTCTGACCGAAGGCGATGACCAGCAGGATCCGATTGCCGACTCGGCGCGTGCGATCCTCGACGGCCATATCGTTCTGTCGCGCCGCCTGGCCGAAGCGGGCCACTACCCGGCGATTGATATTGAAGCCTCGATCAGCCGTGCGATGACGGCTCTGATCTCCGAGAAGCATTACGCCCGGGTGCGTAACTTCAAGCAGCTGCTCTCCAGCTTCCAGCGCAACCGCGATCTGGTCAGCGTCGGGGCCTATGCCAAAGGCAGCGACCCGATGCTCGACAAGGCGATTGCCCTGTGGCCGCACCTGGAGGCGTATCTGCAGCAGGGTATTTTTGAAAAAGCCGACTGGGAAAGCTCAATCCAGGCTCTGGAGATGATCTTCCCGCAGGCGTAACCAGGTAGAGGGCGAATGTCATGGCACAACACGGCGCATTAACCACGCTGAAAGATCTGGCCGAAAAAGACGTTGATACTGCCGCACAGCAGCTGGGCGCGATGCGCCGCGGTTACCAGCAGGCGGAAGAGCAGCTGAAGATGTTGATCGACTACCAGCATGAGTATCGCAATAACCTCAATACCGATATGACGCAGGGCATCGGCAGCCAGCGCTGGATCAACTACCAACAGTTCATTCAGACGCTGGAAAAAGCGATCGAACAGCATCGCCAGCAGGTACTTCAGTGGACCGAAAAGGTTGACCGGGCGTTGAACGTCTGGCGCGAAAAGAAACAGCGTCTACAGGCCTGGCAGACGCTGCAGGATCGCCAGCTTGCCGCCGCTATGCTGGCGGAAAACCGTCTCGATCAGAAAAAAATGGATGAATTTGCCCAGCGGGCAACAATGAGGACCCCGGAATGATCACCCTTCAACAACTGCTTTCGAGCGACAGCGAACTTACTGCTGGCGTCCGGGGCGGAAAAGCGGCCGATGGCGCGCAGGATTTTCTTGCCCTGCTGGCGGGCGCGTTAAGCGATGCAAAAGGCCAGGGCAAAGAAGCTGGCCTGACGCTGAGCGATCTGCAGGCATCGGGCGGCAAGCTCGCGAAAGCGGCACTGCAGGCCGGTGCGGCTGACGCCGACGTTGACGCCGATGCCGGTAAGCTGGCCGAACTGCTGGCGCGTCAGGACCTGACGTTCACCGACGAAAAAGCCACCCAGCCGGGGCTGACGCAGGGCCTGCTGCCCGCAGCCAAAAGCGACGTGCTGAAGAGCCTGACCCAGGCGGCGAAAGAGGCGGACAGTAAAACCGAGCTCAGCGAAGAGGAGCTGGCGGGCTTAAGCGCCTTAATGGCAATGCTGCCCCACCAGCAGACCGCAACCGCTGCGGCCCCTCAGCCGGTCAGCGCCACCAGTCTTGACGTGAAGGCGGCAGCCACCAGCGAGCGCGGACGCCAGCCAGCCCTGGATACCAATGCCCTGGGCAGCACGAAAACCGTCGCTCAGGATAAAGATGCGTTGGTTGCCGACAACCAACTGACGCCAGCCGTCGCCGCGACCATCAACAAACAGGCGGCAGAGAGCACTCCGTCCCCGACCGGGCCAACCGCCACGATGGGGCCGATTGTCAGTACTCATACCTCCGTCCAGGGGACCTTTGCCGCCGCACAGGTGGTCAGCGCCCAGCTGGGCAGCAACGAGTGGCAGCAGACCATCAGCCAGCACATCACGCTGTTTACCCGTCAGGGCCAGCAGAGCGCCGAACTGCGTCTGCATCCGGAAGATCTTGGCCAGGTGCAGATCACCCTCAAGCTGGATGATAATCAGGCGCAGCTGCAGATGGTGTCAGGCCATAGCCACGTTCGCGCGGCGCTGGAAGCGGCGCTGCCGGTTCTGCGCACCCAGCTGGCGGAGAACGGCATTCAGCTGACCCAAAGCAGCATCAGCAGTGAAAACTTTAACGGTCAACAGCAGGCCTCTTCTCAGCATCATCAGCAGGCATCCCGCTCCGGCAATGCCGGCGGATTTGATGAAGAGAACGATGAGCTGCTGGCGGTACCTGCCTCCCTGCAGTCTGCCGCGCGTGGAAACAGCGCTGTCGATATCTTCGCCTAAACCTAAACGCCAGAGGTAGCGTGATTATCCCCGTCTTTTCGACCCTTTGACGGCGACGGGACACGGGATAATCACCACATTAGCAGTTCCGAAACAGGAAGCACGCAACAGATGACTGACTCCGCCATCACCAAAAAAAGTAAGCGTTCCATCTGGATCCCGCTGCTGGTGTTAATTACGCTCGCCGCCTGCGCCACCGCAGGTTACAGCTACTGGCGTATGAATAAAGCCCCTTCAGCCGAAGCCAAGGTAGAGCCACCACCACCGGCTGCACCGGTCTTTTTCGCGCTGGATACGTTCACCGTTAACCTGGGCGACGCCGATCACGTATTTTACGTGGGCGTTACGCTGCGCCTGAAAGACGAAGCCACCCGCGCGCGTCTGAGTGAGTACCTGCCGGAAGTGCGCAGCCGTCTGCTGCTGCTGTTTTCCCGTCAGGATCCTGCCCAGCTCTCTACCGATGAAGGTAAACAGAAGCTGGTAGAAGCCATCAAGCAAACGCTGGCCGCGCCTCTGATCAGCGGTCAACCTAAGCAGGAAGTCACCGACGTTCTGTATACAGCTTTCATTCTGCGGTAACGACATGGGCGACAGTATTCTTTCTCAGGCGGAAATCGATGCGCTGCTCAACGGCGACAGCGATAAGGCCGACGAACCAAAAGCGGGCCAGGCGGGCGAAAGCGACATTCGCCCCTACGATCCTAATACCCAGCGTCGCGTGGTGCGCGAGCGTCTGCAGGCGCTGGAGATCATTAACGAACGTTTCGCGCGTCAGTTCCGTATGGGGCTGTTTAACCTGCTGCGCCGTAGCCCGGATATCACCGTCGGCGCGATCCGCATTCAGCCGTATCATGAGTTCGCGCGTAACCTGCCGGTGCCGACGAACCTCAACCTGATCCACCTGAAGCCGCTGCGCGGCACGGGCCTGTTCGTCTTCTCGCCAAGCCTGGTGTTTATCGCCGTGGATAACCTGTTTGGCGGCGACGGACGTTTCCCGACCAAAGTGGAAGGGCGCGAGTTCACCCACACCGAACAGCGCGTCATCAACCGCATGCTGAAGCTGGCCC
This DNA window, taken from Leclercia adecarboxylata, encodes the following:
- the fliL gene encoding flagellar basal body-associated protein FliL — encoded protein: MTDSAITKKSKRSIWIPLLVLITLAACATAGYSYWRMNKAPSAEAKVEPPPPAAPVFFALDTFTVNLGDADHVFYVGVTLRLKDEATRARLSEYLPEVRSRLLLLFSRQDPAQLSTDEGKQKLVEAIKQTLAAPLISGQPKQEVTDVLYTAFILR
- the fliF gene encoding flagellar basal-body MS-ring/collar protein FliF; this translates as MTASATSGPQTKSLEWMSRLRANPKVPLIVAGAAAIAIVVAMVLWAKQPDYRTLFSNLSDQDGGAIVTQLTQMNVPYRFADNGGALEVPADKVHELRLRLAQQGLPKGGAVGFELLDQEKFGISQFSEQVNYQRALEGELARTIETLGPLKSARVHLAMPKPTLFVREQKAPSASVTVNLQPGRALDEGQISAVVHLVSSAVAGLPPGNVTLVDQMGRLLTKSNNGDRDLNDAQLKYATDVENRVQSRIEAILGPIVGTANVHAQVTAQIDFSDKEQTEEQYRPNGDAAQAVMRSRQVNENLQVGGPNPGGVPGALSNQPAPANTAPINAPAQNQQNGQQANQQQQQTASAANSGPRTSSRNETTNYEVDRTIRHTKMNTGDVQRLSVAVVVNYKTLPDGKPLPLTAEQMKQIENLTREAMGYSEKRGDTLNVVNSPFSAVDDTSGELPFWKTQSFIEQMLEAGRWLLVVIVAWLLWRKAVRPQIVRRAEEAKALKEQTMLRQETEEAVEVRLSKDEQMQQRRANQRMGAEVMSQRIREMSDNDPRVVALVIRQWMSTENE
- the fliK gene encoding flagellar hook length control protein FliK — its product is MITLQQLLSSDSELTAGVRGGKAADGAQDFLALLAGALSDAKGQGKEAGLTLSDLQASGGKLAKAALQAGAADADVDADAGKLAELLARQDLTFTDEKATQPGLTQGLLPAAKSDVLKSLTQAAKEADSKTELSEEELAGLSALMAMLPHQQTATAAAPQPVSATSLDVKAAATSERGRQPALDTNALGSTKTVAQDKDALVADNQLTPAVAATINKQAAESTPSPTGPTATMGPIVSTHTSVQGTFAAAQVVSAQLGSNEWQQTISQHITLFTRQGQQSAELRLHPEDLGQVQITLKLDDNQAQLQMVSGHSHVRAALEAALPVLRTQLAENGIQLTQSSISSENFNGQQQASSQHHQQASRSGNAGGFDEENDELLAVPASLQSAARGNSAVDIFA
- the fliI gene encoding flagellar protein export ATPase FliI, with translation MTARLTRWLNTLDNFETKMAQLPAVRRYGRLTRATGLVLEATGLQLPLGATCIIERPDGNEIREVESEVVGFNGQRLFLMPLEEVEGVLPGARVYAKNLSGDGLHSGKQLPLGPALLGRVLDGGGKPLDGLPAPDTTETGALVTQPFNPLQRTPIEHVLDTGVRPINALLTVGRGQRMGLFAGSGVGKSVLLGMMARYTQADVIVVGLIGERGREVKDFIENILGPEGRARSVVIAAPADVSPLLRMQGAAYATRIAEDFRDRGQHVLLIMDSLTRYAMAQREIALAIGEPPATKGYPPSVFAKLPALVERAGNGISGGGSITAFYTVLTEGDDQQDPIADSARAILDGHIVLSRRLAEAGHYPAIDIEASISRAMTALISEKHYARVRNFKQLLSSFQRNRDLVSVGAYAKGSDPMLDKAIALWPHLEAYLQQGIFEKADWESSIQALEMIFPQA
- the fliJ gene encoding flagellar export protein FliJ: MAQHGALTTLKDLAEKDVDTAAQQLGAMRRGYQQAEEQLKMLIDYQHEYRNNLNTDMTQGIGSQRWINYQQFIQTLEKAIEQHRQQVLQWTEKVDRALNVWREKKQRLQAWQTLQDRQLAAAMLAENRLDQKKMDEFAQRATMRTPE
- the fliH gene encoding flagellar assembly protein FliH, with the protein product MSDELPWKVWTPDDLSPPRAEFVPASVAPAEPGEDADAPELSEEEQRAQQLAQIQMQAHDQGYTAGLNEGRQKGQDQGYQEGLAQGLAQGLEQARSQQAPIHARMQQLVSEFQNTLDALDSVIASRLMQMALEAARQVIGHTPPVDNSSLIKQIQGLLQQEPLFSGKPQLRVHPDDLQRVEEMLGATLNLHGWRLRGDPTLHHGGCKVSADEGDLDASVATRWQELCRLAAPGVI
- the fliG gene encoding flagellar motor switch protein FliG, with amino-acid sequence MSNLTGTDKSVILLMTIGEDRAAEVFKHLSQREVQVLSAAMANVRQISNKQLTEVLAEFEQEAEQFAALNVNANEYLRSVLVKALGEERAASLLEDILETRDTASGIETLNFMEPQTAADLIRDEHPQIIATILVHLKRGQAADILALFDERLRHDVMLRIATFGGVQPAALAELTEVLNGLLDGQNLKRSKMGGVRTAAEIINLMKTQQEEAVITAVREFDGELAQKIIDEMFLFENLVDVDDRSIQRLLQEVDSESLLIALKGAEQPLREKFLRNMSQRAADILRDDLANRGPVRLSQVENEQKAILLIVRRLAETGEMVVGSGEDTYV